In one Perca fluviatilis chromosome 7, GENO_Pfluv_1.0, whole genome shotgun sequence genomic region, the following are encoded:
- the LOC120561858 gene encoding carcinoembryonic antigen-related cell adhesion molecule 5-like isoform X1: protein MDILILLCIVSAAFTGLTKGAGVLPDGPLNAAVGETVMFNTTVTPPEIPFILMTWKFGDKNIIIFNAKNFTSPEYEGRITLFMSTGSLELRNLALNDTGEYSVSIISSGELPMDGSTRLNINVPVSNVMATVSSTDLVEFNSSVSLSCSSSGSSLSFLWLNGSSEVTASDRVQLTDGGSALTIVNVTRYDQGPFRCHVSNPVSNGTSDPITLSISYGPEDINLTISLSQEYYGEGSDITLSCSADSRPAAQFHWFLNGDRLSDTGPELRLMNIQMNQTGNYSCQAFNSKTLRYETSQPAAVSVLARVANVLVTLNTTDLVEFNSSVSLSCSSSGSFLSFLWLNGSSEVTASDRVQLTDGGSTLTIVNVTRYDQGPFRCCAFNPVSNETSDPVNLSINYGPENIILTISPSKEYYGKGSDITLMCSAVSKPAAQFHWFLNGDLQSDTGSEITLMNIQMSQSGNHSCQAFNDKTLRYETSQPSVVSVLERISGAFVTPTTNLTIEGISVNLTCDAAGSVFTRKWMKDGSDLTLAGNMNLYDKNKVLSFNSLKTTDSGVYSCKIRNPLSNDEAKYSMVVIYGPENVQITGPSEVHVGKSFTLTCSADSTPSATYTWKLNGTEIHNSTDFTKNNADLSDSGSYTCQAMNSITERTSTAVHGLSVTGKPSGCSAGCIAGIVIAVLVVCGAAGGGGYYMYKKKKQKNTATRTGGEGQNNSAYSASQELNYADISFQNKDGGRVQLGLQNSPSEYAQVQVNNNPPAASSPPTYDANLQRTKRPAPSPYANTVQY, encoded by the exons AtggatattttaattttactttgTATCGTTTCTGCCGCTTTTACAG GTTTGACCAAAGGAGCTGGTGTGTTGCCAGACGGTCCTCTGAATGCAGCTGTGGGAGAGACTGTGATGTTCAACACAACAGTGACTCCACCAGAAATCCCATTTATATTAATGACCTGGAAATTTGGGGATAAAAATATAATCATTTTCAATGCTAAGAACTTCACTTCACCAGAGTATGAAGGCAGGATCACCCTCTTCATGTCTACTGGATCTCTGGAGCTCAGGAATCTGGCTCTTAATGACACTGGAGAATACAGTGTGAGTATTATTTCTTCGGGAGAACTACCGATGGATGGGAGCACAAGACTGAACATTAATG TGCCAGTCTCCAATGTAATGGCAACTGTCAGCAGCACAGACTTGGTGGAGTTCAACAGCTCTGTCAGTCtgtcctgctcctcctctggatcctctctctctttcctctggcTGAACGGCAGCTCTGAGGTTACAGCCAGTGACAGAGTTCAGCTCACTGATGGAGGCTCTGCTCTCACTATAGTTAACGTGACCCGCTACGACCAGGGACCATTCAGGTGTCATGTGTCCAATCCCGTCAGTAATGGCACCAGTGATCCAATAACCCTCTCCATCAGCT ATGGCCCAGAAGATATTAATTTGACAATATCTCTGTCACAAGAATACTATGGGGAAGGGTCAGACATCACCCTGTCCTGCTCAGCTGACTCCAGACCTGCTGCCCAGTTTCACTGGTTTTTGAATGGAGACCGGCTGTCGGATACTGGACCAGAGCTCAGACTGATGAACATTCAGATGAATCAGACTGGGAACTACAGCTGTCAGGCCTTTAACAGTAAAACTCTGAGATATGAAACATCTCAGCCTGCAGCTGTCTCTGTACTGG CGCGTGTTGCCAATGTTTTGGTAACTTTAAACACTACAGACTTGGTGGAGTTCAACAGCTCTGTCAGTCTGTCCTGCTCCTCTTCTGGatccttcctctctttcctctggcTGAACGGCAGCTCTGAGGTTACAGCCAGTGACAGAGTTCAGCTCACTGATGGAGGCTCCACTCTCACTATAGTTAACGTGACACGCTATGACCAGGGACCATTCAGGTGTTGTGCGTTTAATCCTGTAAGCAATGAAACCAGTGATCCAGTAAACCTCTCCATCAACT ATGGCCCAGAAAATATAATTTTGACAATATCTCCATCAAAAGAATATTATGGCAAAGGTTCAGACATCACCTTGATGTGCTCAGCTGTCTCCAAACCTGCTGCCCAGTTTCACTGGTTTCTGAATGGAGACCTGCAGTCTGATACTGGATCAGAGATCACACTGATGAACATTCAGATGAGTCAGAGTGGGAACCACAGCTGTCAGGCCTTTAATGACAAAACTCTGAGATATGAAACATCTCAGCCTTCAGTTGTCTCTGTACTGG AGAGAATATCAGGTGCTTTTGTCACACCAACAACAAACCTGACGATTGAGGGGATCTCTGTCAACTTAACCTGTGATGCTGCTGGTTCTGTCTTTACCAGAAAGTGGATGAAGGATGGCTCAGATCTGACTCTAGCTGGAAACATGAACCTTTATGACAAGAACAAAGTGCTGTCTTTTAACAGCCTGAAAACAACAGACAGTGGGGTATATTCCTGTAAAATCAGAAACCCCCTCAGCAACGATGAAGCTAAATACAGCATGGTTGTGATCT ATGGACCAGAAAATGTTCAAATCACAGGTCCAAGTGAGGTACATGTGGGAAAGTCCTTCACATTAACCTGCTCTGCTGATTCCACACCATCTGCTACTTACACCTGGAAACTGAATGGGACAGAGATACACAATTCTACTGATTTCACTAAAAACAACGCTGATCTCTCTGACAGTGGCAGCTACACCTGTCAAGCAATGAATAGTATAACTGAGAGAACATCGACTGCAGTCCATGGATTGTCTGTAACAG GCAAACCATCAGGCTGTTCGGCTGGTTGTATCGCTGGAATAGTAATCGCAGTTTTAGTCGTCTGTGGAGCTGCTGGTGGTGGAGGGTActacatgtataaaaaaaa aaaacagaaaaacactgcTACCAGAACAG GAGGTGAAGGCCAGAACAACTCTGCATACTCAGCAAGTCAG GAGCTGAACTATGCAGATATCAGTTTCCAGAACAAAGATGGCGGGAGAGTCCAGCTGGGGTTACAGAATAGCCCATCAGAATACGCTCAGGTCCAAGTGAACAACAATCCTCCTGCAGCGTCCTCCCCTCCTACCTATGATGCCAACCTGCAGCGAACAAAGAGGCCAGCTCCTTCACCTTATGCTAATACTGTACAATACTAA
- the LOC120561858 gene encoding carcinoembryonic antigen-related cell adhesion molecule 5-like isoform X3: protein MDILILLCIVSAAFTGLTKGAGVLPDGPLNAAVGETVMFNTTVTPPEIPFILMTWKFGDKNIIIFNAKNFTSPEYEGRITLFMSTGSLELRNLALNDTGEYSVSIISSGELPMDGSTRLNINVPVSNVMATVSSTDLVEFNSSVSLSCSSSGSSLSFLWLNGSSEVTASDRVQLTDGGSALTIVNVTRYDQGPFRCHVSNPVSNGTSDPITLSISYGPEDINLTISLSQEYYGEGSDITLSCSADSRPAAQFHWFLNGDRLSDTGPELRLMNIQMNQTGNYSCQAFNSKTLRYETSQPAAVSVLARVANVLVTLNTTDLVEFNSSVSLSCSSSGSFLSFLWLNGSSEVTASDRVQLTDGGSTLTIVNVTRYDQGPFRCCAFNPVSNETSDPVNLSINYGPENIILTISPSKEYYGKGSDITLMCSAVSKPAAQFHWFLNGDLQSDTGSEITLMNIQMSQSGNHSCQAFNDKTLRYETSQPSVVSVLERISGAFVTPTTNLTIEGISVNLTCDAAGSVFTRKWMKDGSDLTLAGNMNLYDKNKVLSFNSLKTTDSGVYSCKIRNPLSNDEAKYSMVVIYGPENVQITGPSEVHVGKSFTLTCSADSTPSATYTWKLNGTEIHNSTDFTKNNADLSDSGSYTCQAMNSITERTSTAVHGLSVTANLGKPSGCSAGCIAGIVIAVLVVCGAAGGGGYYMYKKNNDLLPL from the exons AtggatattttaattttactttgTATCGTTTCTGCCGCTTTTACAG GTTTGACCAAAGGAGCTGGTGTGTTGCCAGACGGTCCTCTGAATGCAGCTGTGGGAGAGACTGTGATGTTCAACACAACAGTGACTCCACCAGAAATCCCATTTATATTAATGACCTGGAAATTTGGGGATAAAAATATAATCATTTTCAATGCTAAGAACTTCACTTCACCAGAGTATGAAGGCAGGATCACCCTCTTCATGTCTACTGGATCTCTGGAGCTCAGGAATCTGGCTCTTAATGACACTGGAGAATACAGTGTGAGTATTATTTCTTCGGGAGAACTACCGATGGATGGGAGCACAAGACTGAACATTAATG TGCCAGTCTCCAATGTAATGGCAACTGTCAGCAGCACAGACTTGGTGGAGTTCAACAGCTCTGTCAGTCtgtcctgctcctcctctggatcctctctctctttcctctggcTGAACGGCAGCTCTGAGGTTACAGCCAGTGACAGAGTTCAGCTCACTGATGGAGGCTCTGCTCTCACTATAGTTAACGTGACCCGCTACGACCAGGGACCATTCAGGTGTCATGTGTCCAATCCCGTCAGTAATGGCACCAGTGATCCAATAACCCTCTCCATCAGCT ATGGCCCAGAAGATATTAATTTGACAATATCTCTGTCACAAGAATACTATGGGGAAGGGTCAGACATCACCCTGTCCTGCTCAGCTGACTCCAGACCTGCTGCCCAGTTTCACTGGTTTTTGAATGGAGACCGGCTGTCGGATACTGGACCAGAGCTCAGACTGATGAACATTCAGATGAATCAGACTGGGAACTACAGCTGTCAGGCCTTTAACAGTAAAACTCTGAGATATGAAACATCTCAGCCTGCAGCTGTCTCTGTACTGG CGCGTGTTGCCAATGTTTTGGTAACTTTAAACACTACAGACTTGGTGGAGTTCAACAGCTCTGTCAGTCTGTCCTGCTCCTCTTCTGGatccttcctctctttcctctggcTGAACGGCAGCTCTGAGGTTACAGCCAGTGACAGAGTTCAGCTCACTGATGGAGGCTCCACTCTCACTATAGTTAACGTGACACGCTATGACCAGGGACCATTCAGGTGTTGTGCGTTTAATCCTGTAAGCAATGAAACCAGTGATCCAGTAAACCTCTCCATCAACT ATGGCCCAGAAAATATAATTTTGACAATATCTCCATCAAAAGAATATTATGGCAAAGGTTCAGACATCACCTTGATGTGCTCAGCTGTCTCCAAACCTGCTGCCCAGTTTCACTGGTTTCTGAATGGAGACCTGCAGTCTGATACTGGATCAGAGATCACACTGATGAACATTCAGATGAGTCAGAGTGGGAACCACAGCTGTCAGGCCTTTAATGACAAAACTCTGAGATATGAAACATCTCAGCCTTCAGTTGTCTCTGTACTGG AGAGAATATCAGGTGCTTTTGTCACACCAACAACAAACCTGACGATTGAGGGGATCTCTGTCAACTTAACCTGTGATGCTGCTGGTTCTGTCTTTACCAGAAAGTGGATGAAGGATGGCTCAGATCTGACTCTAGCTGGAAACATGAACCTTTATGACAAGAACAAAGTGCTGTCTTTTAACAGCCTGAAAACAACAGACAGTGGGGTATATTCCTGTAAAATCAGAAACCCCCTCAGCAACGATGAAGCTAAATACAGCATGGTTGTGATCT ATGGACCAGAAAATGTTCAAATCACAGGTCCAAGTGAGGTACATGTGGGAAAGTCCTTCACATTAACCTGCTCTGCTGATTCCACACCATCTGCTACTTACACCTGGAAACTGAATGGGACAGAGATACACAATTCTACTGATTTCACTAAAAACAACGCTGATCTCTCTGACAGTGGCAGCTACACCTGTCAAGCAATGAATAGTATAACTGAGAGAACATCGACTGCAGTCCATGGATTGTCTGTAACA GCCAACCTAGGCAAACCATCAGGCTGTTCGGCTGGTTGTATCGCTGGAATAGTAATCGCAGTTTTAGTCGTCTGTGGAGCTGCTGGTGGTGGAGGGTActacatgtataaaaaaaa TAATGATTTATTGCCTCtttaa
- the LOC120561858 gene encoding carcinoembryonic antigen-related cell adhesion molecule 5-like isoform X2: MQISVSRTKMAGLTKGAGVLPDGPLNAAVGETVMFNTTVTPPEIPFILMTWKFGDKNIIIFNAKNFTSPEYEGRITLFMSTGSLELRNLALNDTGEYSVSIISSGELPMDGSTRLNINVPVSNVMATVSSTDLVEFNSSVSLSCSSSGSSLSFLWLNGSSEVTASDRVQLTDGGSALTIVNVTRYDQGPFRCHVSNPVSNGTSDPITLSISYGPEDINLTISLSQEYYGEGSDITLSCSADSRPAAQFHWFLNGDRLSDTGPELRLMNIQMNQTGNYSCQAFNSKTLRYETSQPAAVSVLARVANVLVTLNTTDLVEFNSSVSLSCSSSGSFLSFLWLNGSSEVTASDRVQLTDGGSTLTIVNVTRYDQGPFRCCAFNPVSNETSDPVNLSINYGPENIILTISPSKEYYGKGSDITLMCSAVSKPAAQFHWFLNGDLQSDTGSEITLMNIQMSQSGNHSCQAFNDKTLRYETSQPSVVSVLERISGAFVTPTTNLTIEGISVNLTCDAAGSVFTRKWMKDGSDLTLAGNMNLYDKNKVLSFNSLKTTDSGVYSCKIRNPLSNDEAKYSMVVIYGPENVQITGPSEVHVGKSFTLTCSADSTPSATYTWKLNGTEIHNSTDFTKNNADLSDSGSYTCQAMNSITERTSTAVHGLSVTANLGKPSGCSAGCIAGIVIAVLVVCGAAGGGGYYMYKKKKQKNTATRTGGEGQNNSAYSASQELNYADISFQNKDGGRVQLGLQNSPSEYAQVQVNNNPPAASSPPTYDANLQRTKRPAPSPYANTVQY; the protein is encoded by the exons GTTTGACCAAAGGAGCTGGTGTGTTGCCAGACGGTCCTCTGAATGCAGCTGTGGGAGAGACTGTGATGTTCAACACAACAGTGACTCCACCAGAAATCCCATTTATATTAATGACCTGGAAATTTGGGGATAAAAATATAATCATTTTCAATGCTAAGAACTTCACTTCACCAGAGTATGAAGGCAGGATCACCCTCTTCATGTCTACTGGATCTCTGGAGCTCAGGAATCTGGCTCTTAATGACACTGGAGAATACAGTGTGAGTATTATTTCTTCGGGAGAACTACCGATGGATGGGAGCACAAGACTGAACATTAATG TGCCAGTCTCCAATGTAATGGCAACTGTCAGCAGCACAGACTTGGTGGAGTTCAACAGCTCTGTCAGTCtgtcctgctcctcctctggatcctctctctctttcctctggcTGAACGGCAGCTCTGAGGTTACAGCCAGTGACAGAGTTCAGCTCACTGATGGAGGCTCTGCTCTCACTATAGTTAACGTGACCCGCTACGACCAGGGACCATTCAGGTGTCATGTGTCCAATCCCGTCAGTAATGGCACCAGTGATCCAATAACCCTCTCCATCAGCT ATGGCCCAGAAGATATTAATTTGACAATATCTCTGTCACAAGAATACTATGGGGAAGGGTCAGACATCACCCTGTCCTGCTCAGCTGACTCCAGACCTGCTGCCCAGTTTCACTGGTTTTTGAATGGAGACCGGCTGTCGGATACTGGACCAGAGCTCAGACTGATGAACATTCAGATGAATCAGACTGGGAACTACAGCTGTCAGGCCTTTAACAGTAAAACTCTGAGATATGAAACATCTCAGCCTGCAGCTGTCTCTGTACTGG CGCGTGTTGCCAATGTTTTGGTAACTTTAAACACTACAGACTTGGTGGAGTTCAACAGCTCTGTCAGTCTGTCCTGCTCCTCTTCTGGatccttcctctctttcctctggcTGAACGGCAGCTCTGAGGTTACAGCCAGTGACAGAGTTCAGCTCACTGATGGAGGCTCCACTCTCACTATAGTTAACGTGACACGCTATGACCAGGGACCATTCAGGTGTTGTGCGTTTAATCCTGTAAGCAATGAAACCAGTGATCCAGTAAACCTCTCCATCAACT ATGGCCCAGAAAATATAATTTTGACAATATCTCCATCAAAAGAATATTATGGCAAAGGTTCAGACATCACCTTGATGTGCTCAGCTGTCTCCAAACCTGCTGCCCAGTTTCACTGGTTTCTGAATGGAGACCTGCAGTCTGATACTGGATCAGAGATCACACTGATGAACATTCAGATGAGTCAGAGTGGGAACCACAGCTGTCAGGCCTTTAATGACAAAACTCTGAGATATGAAACATCTCAGCCTTCAGTTGTCTCTGTACTGG AGAGAATATCAGGTGCTTTTGTCACACCAACAACAAACCTGACGATTGAGGGGATCTCTGTCAACTTAACCTGTGATGCTGCTGGTTCTGTCTTTACCAGAAAGTGGATGAAGGATGGCTCAGATCTGACTCTAGCTGGAAACATGAACCTTTATGACAAGAACAAAGTGCTGTCTTTTAACAGCCTGAAAACAACAGACAGTGGGGTATATTCCTGTAAAATCAGAAACCCCCTCAGCAACGATGAAGCTAAATACAGCATGGTTGTGATCT ATGGACCAGAAAATGTTCAAATCACAGGTCCAAGTGAGGTACATGTGGGAAAGTCCTTCACATTAACCTGCTCTGCTGATTCCACACCATCTGCTACTTACACCTGGAAACTGAATGGGACAGAGATACACAATTCTACTGATTTCACTAAAAACAACGCTGATCTCTCTGACAGTGGCAGCTACACCTGTCAAGCAATGAATAGTATAACTGAGAGAACATCGACTGCAGTCCATGGATTGTCTGTAACA GCCAACCTAGGCAAACCATCAGGCTGTTCGGCTGGTTGTATCGCTGGAATAGTAATCGCAGTTTTAGTCGTCTGTGGAGCTGCTGGTGGTGGAGGGTActacatgtataaaaaaaa aaaacagaaaaacactgcTACCAGAACAG GAGGTGAAGGCCAGAACAACTCTGCATACTCAGCAAGTCAG GAGCTGAACTATGCAGATATCAGTTTCCAGAACAAAGATGGCGGGAGAGTCCAGCTGGGGTTACAGAATAGCCCATCAGAATACGCTCAGGTCCAAGTGAACAACAATCCTCCTGCAGCGTCCTCCCCTCCTACCTATGATGCCAACCTGCAGCGAACAAAGAGGCCAGCTCCTTCACCTTATGCTAATACTGTACAATACTAA